In Bacteroidota bacterium, a genomic segment contains:
- a CDS encoding NADP-dependent malic enzyme (NADP-dependent; catalyzes the oxidative decarboxylation of malate to form pyruvate; decarboxylates oxaloacetate) produces the protein MDTLFRKDALNYHSQGRPGKLEVIPTKPYATQRDLSLAYTPGVADPCLEIQKNPDDVYKYTAKGNLVAVISNGTAVLGLGDIGTEAGKPVMEGKGLLFKVFADIDVFDIEISTKEIDKFVETVIQIAPTFGGINLEDVKAPECFEIEDR, from the coding sequence ATGGACACCTTATTCAGAAAAGACGCTCTTAACTACCATTCGCAGGGAAGGCCGGGAAAGCTGGAAGTTATTCCTACCAAACCTTATGCGACACAACGTGATCTTTCGCTTGCCTACACTCCGGGGGTTGCCGATCCCTGTCTTGAGATCCAGAAAAATCCTGATGATGTTTACAAGTACACTGCCAAAGGCAATCTTGTGGCTGTCATTTCGAACGGGACAGCCGTGCTGGGATTAGGGGATATCGGGACAGAGGCCGGAAAACCGGTAATGGAAGGAAAGGGGCTTCTGTTTAAGGTATTTGCCGACATTGATGTGTTCGATATCGAAATATCAACAAAGGAAATCGACAAGTTTGTGGAGACGGTCATACAGATCGCTCCGACCTTTGGAGGGATCAACCTGGAGGATGTTAAGGCTCCCGAATGTTTCGAGATTGAGGACAGG
- the ruvA gene encoding Holliday junction branch migration protein RuvA, with amino-acid sequence MYSYIEGKLVERNPAYAVIDVHGIGYMIHISLNTYGKIGDKENCRLLLHHVVREDAQLLFGFADEAERELFRQLISVSGIGSNTARLILSSLPPDELKEAIITRNTVTLKSIKGIGAKSAERIIVDLRDKLEKEGIPIEKMQFTHNTKKQEALRGLAVLGFPKSSAEKAIDNILEEARARDDIAGLTVEEIIKKALKML; translated from the coding sequence ATGTATTCATATATTGAAGGGAAACTCGTGGAAAGAAATCCGGCCTATGCCGTCATTGACGTGCATGGCATCGGATATATGATCCATATTTCCTTGAACACATACGGGAAAATCGGTGATAAAGAAAACTGCAGACTCCTGCTTCATCATGTGGTGAGGGAGGATGCACAGTTGTTGTTTGGCTTTGCAGATGAAGCCGAGCGTGAGTTATTCAGGCAACTGATCTCGGTATCGGGGATAGGTTCAAACACAGCGAGGCTTATTTTATCGTCTCTCCCTCCCGATGAGTTGAAGGAAGCCATCATAACAAGAAATACGGTTACCCTGAAATCCATCAAAGGTATCGGAGCTAAGTCGGCCGAGAGGATCATCGTCGACCTCAGAGATAAACTTGAAAAAGAGGGTATTCCCATTGAAAAAATGCAGTTTACGCACAATACAAAAAAACAGGAAGCGTTAAGAGGTTTAGCTGTGCTGGGGTTTCCCAAATCATCTGCAGAAAAGGCAATCGATAATATCCTGGAAGAGGCTCGTGCCAGGGATGACATCGCCGGGCTGACCGTGGAAGAAATCATTAAAAAAGCACTTAAAATGCTTTAA